Proteins encoded within one genomic window of Streptomyces sp. NBC_00523:
- a CDS encoding WhiB family transcriptional regulator, with the protein MADFSRLPGPNADLWDWQLLAACRGVDSSLFFHPEGERGAARSARETSAKEVCMRCPVRAECAAHALAVREPYGVWGGLTEDEREELMGRARNRLITAAAPASPPGHG; encoded by the coding sequence ATGGCCGATTTCTCCCGACTTCCCGGACCCAACGCCGATCTGTGGGACTGGCAGCTGCTGGCGGCCTGCCGCGGGGTCGACAGCTCGCTCTTCTTCCATCCCGAGGGGGAACGCGGTGCGGCTCGGAGCGCGCGCGAGACCTCCGCGAAGGAGGTCTGCATGCGGTGCCCCGTGCGCGCGGAGTGCGCGGCGCACGCCCTGGCCGTCCGTGAGCCCTACGGGGTGTGGGGTGGGCTCACCGAGGACGAGCGCGAGGAGTTGATGGGGCGTGCGCGCAATCGGTTGATCACCGCTGCCGCGCCGGCGTCTCCGCCGGGGCACGGGTGA
- the guaB gene encoding IMP dehydrogenase, translated as MTAYVDGVPEKFATLGLTYDDVLLLPGASEVLPNAVDTSTLISRNVRVNIPLLSAAMDKVTEARMAIAMARQGGVGVLHRNLSVEDQVNQVDLVKRSESGMVTDPITVGPDATLSEADALCAKFRISGVPVTDQAGKLLGIVTNRDMAFESDRSRQVREVMTPMPLVTGKVGISGVDAMELLRRHKIEKLPLVDEAGLLKGLITVKDFKKAEQYPNAAKDAEGRLLVGAAVGASPEALDRAQALAEAGVDFLIVDTSHGHNSNALNWMAKIKSAVNVDVIGGNVATRDGAQALIDAGVDGVKVGVGPGSICTTRVVAGIGVPQVTAIYEAALAARAAGVPVIGDGGLQYSGDIGKALAAGADSVMLGSLLAGCEESPGELMFINGKQFKSYRGMGSLGAMQSRGQGRSYSKDRYFQAEVASDDKLVPEGIEGQVPYRGPLANVLHQLVGGLRQTMGYVGAATVDEMESKGRFVRITSAGLKESHPHDIQMTVEAPNYSKK; from the coding sequence ATGACTGCATACGTCGACGGAGTGCCCGAGAAATTCGCGACGCTCGGGCTGACATACGACGACGTGCTGCTGCTGCCGGGCGCATCCGAAGTGCTGCCCAACGCGGTCGACACCTCGACGCTCATCTCGCGCAACGTCCGCGTCAACATCCCGCTGCTGTCCGCCGCCATGGACAAGGTCACCGAGGCTCGCATGGCCATCGCGATGGCCCGTCAGGGCGGCGTCGGCGTGCTGCACCGCAACCTGTCGGTCGAGGACCAGGTCAACCAGGTCGACCTGGTCAAGCGGTCCGAGTCCGGCATGGTCACCGACCCGATCACGGTCGGCCCGGACGCCACGCTTTCCGAGGCGGACGCGCTCTGCGCCAAGTTCCGCATCAGCGGTGTCCCGGTCACCGACCAGGCGGGCAAGCTGCTCGGCATCGTCACCAACCGCGACATGGCCTTCGAGTCGGACCGCTCGCGCCAGGTGCGCGAGGTCATGACGCCGATGCCGCTCGTCACGGGCAAGGTCGGCATCTCCGGCGTGGACGCCATGGAGCTGCTGCGCCGGCACAAGATCGAGAAGCTGCCGCTGGTGGACGAGGCGGGCCTCCTCAAGGGCCTCATCACGGTCAAGGACTTCAAGAAGGCCGAGCAGTACCCGAACGCGGCCAAGGACGCCGAGGGCCGGCTGCTCGTCGGTGCCGCCGTGGGCGCCAGCCCCGAGGCGCTGGACCGCGCCCAGGCGCTGGCCGAGGCGGGCGTCGACTTCCTCATCGTGGACACCTCGCACGGCCACAACAGCAACGCGCTGAACTGGATGGCCAAGATCAAGTCGGCCGTGAACGTCGACGTGATCGGCGGCAACGTGGCCACCCGCGACGGCGCCCAGGCCCTGATCGACGCCGGTGTGGACGGCGTCAAGGTCGGCGTCGGCCCCGGCTCCATCTGTACGACCCGCGTCGTCGCCGGCATCGGCGTCCCGCAGGTCACCGCGATCTACGAGGCCGCGCTGGCCGCCCGCGCGGCGGGCGTCCCGGTCATCGGCGACGGCGGCCTGCAGTACTCGGGCGACATCGGCAAGGCGCTCGCCGCCGGTGCCGACAGCGTGATGCTGGGCTCGCTCCTCGCGGGCTGCGAGGAGTCCCCGGGCGAGCTGATGTTCATCAACGGCAAGCAGTTCAAGTCGTACCGCGGCATGGGCTCGCTGGGCGCGATGCAGTCCCGCGGCCAGGGCCGCTCCTACTCCAAGGACCGGTACTTCCAGGCCGAGGTGGCCTCGGACGACAAGCTCGTCCCCGAGGGCATCGAGGGCCAGGTGCCCTACCGCGGCCCCCTCGCCAACGTGCTGCACCAGCTCGTCGGCGGCCTCCGCCAGACCATGGGCTACGTGGGCGCCGCGACCGTGGACGAGATGGAGAGCAAGGGCCGCTTCGTGCGGATCACCTCGGCGGGCCTCAAGGAGAGCCACCCGCACGACATCCAGATGACGGTCGAAGCACCGAACTACAGCAAGAAGTAA
- a CDS encoding LysR family transcriptional regulator, giving the protein MIEARHLRVLRAVAGTGSFSAAARELGCTQPAVSQQMKALESSAGTTLLIRTGREMRLTQAGEALVRHASGILAGLTAAEEEVAAIAGLRAGRVRLVSFPSGSSSLVPGALAALRAAHPGTRVSLVEAEPPRSVEMLRDGDCDIALAFRYGEPGAEWDDMVVRPLLTDRLTGLVPEGHALADRDEVGIAELAGESWIAGCPRCRRQLVEVCEESGFTPRIDFATDDYPAVIGLVGAGLGVAVLPALAIESVRPRGARTLTVAPAIEREIVALTLPDLARVPAVAATLDHLALASSSPAASSSPAGV; this is encoded by the coding sequence GTGATCGAAGCCCGCCACCTCCGCGTCCTGCGCGCCGTCGCCGGCACCGGCTCCTTCTCCGCCGCCGCCCGGGAGCTGGGCTGCACCCAGCCCGCCGTCAGTCAGCAGATGAAGGCCCTGGAGTCCTCGGCCGGGACCACGCTGCTCATCCGGACCGGCCGCGAGATGCGGCTGACCCAGGCGGGCGAGGCGCTGGTGCGGCACGCCTCCGGCATCCTCGCCGGGCTCACCGCCGCCGAGGAGGAGGTCGCCGCGATCGCCGGACTGCGGGCGGGCCGGGTCCGGCTCGTGTCGTTCCCGAGCGGCAGCTCCTCGCTGGTCCCGGGCGCCCTCGCCGCCCTGCGCGCCGCCCACCCCGGCACCCGGGTCTCCCTCGTGGAGGCCGAGCCGCCCCGGTCGGTCGAGATGCTGCGCGACGGCGACTGCGACATCGCCCTCGCCTTCCGCTACGGGGAGCCGGGCGCCGAATGGGACGACATGGTGGTCCGCCCCCTGCTCACCGACCGCCTCACGGGCCTGGTCCCCGAGGGGCACGCGCTGGCGGACCGGGACGAGGTCGGCATCGCGGAGCTGGCCGGGGAGTCCTGGATCGCCGGGTGCCCCCGGTGCCGCAGGCAGCTGGTGGAGGTGTGCGAGGAGTCCGGCTTCACCCCGCGCATCGACTTCGCCACCGACGACTACCCGGCGGTGATCGGCCTGGTCGGCGCGGGCCTGGGGGTCGCCGTCCTGCCCGCCCTGGCCATCGAGTCGGTACGCCCCCGAGGCGCCAGGACCCTCACGGTGGCCCCGGCCATCGAACGCGAGATCGTCGCCCTGACCCTGCCCGACCTGGCGCGAGTCCCGGCGGTAGCCGCCACCCTGGACCACCTGGCGCTGGCATCTTCGAGCCCCGCCGCATCATCCAGCCCCGCCGGCGTTTGA
- a CDS encoding SDR family NAD(P)-dependent oxidoreductase, with product MTTALITGATAGIGAAFARRLAADGYDLVLVARDAERLREQATELHDRHGIEAEVLRADLSEDKGIRAVEERLGDTRHPVDLLVNNAGFGNKGRYLEVPMADELTMLKVHCEAVLRLTSAAAAPMRERGRGGIVNVASVAAFVPRGTYGASKAWVVQFSQGAAKDLAGSGVRLMALCPGFVRTEFHQRAGMGTGNIPGWMWLDADKLVTAALADLARGKSVSVPDPRYKVLMGAVKLAPRGLLGGLTSRTGRKYGPQ from the coding sequence ATGACGACTGCACTGATCACGGGCGCGACGGCGGGTATCGGTGCCGCCTTCGCCCGGCGGCTCGCCGCCGACGGGTACGACCTGGTCCTGGTGGCCCGGGACGCGGAGCGGCTGCGCGAGCAGGCGACCGAGCTGCACGACCGGCACGGCATCGAGGCTGAGGTGCTGCGGGCCGACCTGTCCGAGGACAAGGGCATCCGCGCGGTCGAGGAACGCCTCGGGGACACCCGGCACCCGGTCGACCTGCTGGTGAACAACGCGGGCTTCGGCAACAAGGGGCGCTATCTGGAAGTCCCGATGGCCGACGAGCTGACGATGCTCAAGGTGCACTGCGAGGCGGTGCTGCGGCTGACCTCGGCGGCGGCGGCCCCGATGCGGGAGCGCGGCCGGGGCGGCATCGTCAACGTGGCCTCGGTCGCGGCGTTCGTCCCGCGCGGCACGTACGGCGCTTCGAAGGCGTGGGTCGTGCAGTTCAGCCAGGGCGCGGCGAAGGACCTGGCCGGGTCCGGGGTGCGGCTGATGGCGCTGTGCCCGGGCTTCGTGCGGACGGAGTTCCACCAGCGGGCCGGGATGGGCACGGGCAACATCCCGGGCTGGATGTGGCTCGACGCGGACAAGCTGGTGACGGCCGCGCTCGCGGACCTGGCGCGCGGGAAGTCGGTGTCGGTCCCGGACCCGCGCTACAAGGTGCTGATGGGCGCGGTGAAGCTGGCCCCGCGCGGCCTGCTCGGCGGGCTGACCTCGCGGACGGGCCGCAAGTACGGGCCGCAGTAG
- a CDS encoding nucleotide sugar dehydrogenase, protein MPADLAVIGLGHLGLPLAQAAVHAGIQTIGYDTDPRAFAEVAAGRAPVEGSLPASDIRRMLSLGFRPTTDQAELGRVRTAVICAPTPLGPDRTLDLSAVADAARALAARLRPHTTVLLESSVPPGTTEGFLLPILEEGSGLRGGRDFHLAHSPSRLDPGNRSHVYANTPKVIGGLTPACTESAAAFYGRLTDKVVRARGTREAEMTKVLETNFRYVNIALVNEMAVLCHDLGVDLWDVIRCAETKPFGFQPFRPGPGVGGHGAPVDPGHLPYHHRTPGPPLRMVSLAQEINERMPQYVIQRCATLLNEHGKAVRGARILLLGVTYKPDLADQEASPAREIATRLMDMGAQIGFHDPHVLDWRVRQLPVPRADSLYEAAAGADLTVLLQQHRTYDLQGLAVKAQLLLDTRGATPAGAAHRL, encoded by the coding sequence GTGCCTGCAGACCTCGCCGTCATCGGACTCGGTCACCTCGGCCTGCCCCTGGCCCAGGCCGCCGTCCACGCCGGCATCCAGACAATCGGCTACGACACCGACCCCCGGGCCTTCGCGGAGGTCGCCGCGGGCCGTGCCCCGGTCGAGGGATCACTGCCGGCCTCCGACATCCGCCGCATGCTCTCGCTGGGCTTCCGGCCCACCACCGACCAGGCCGAACTGGGCCGGGTCCGCACCGCCGTGATCTGCGCGCCGACCCCGCTCGGCCCCGACCGCACCCTCGACCTGAGCGCCGTCGCCGACGCGGCCCGCGCCCTGGCCGCCCGGCTGCGCCCGCACACCACCGTGCTCCTGGAATCCTCCGTGCCCCCCGGCACCACGGAGGGCTTCCTGCTCCCGATCCTGGAGGAGGGCTCGGGCCTGCGCGGCGGGCGCGACTTCCACCTCGCGCACTCCCCCAGCCGGCTCGACCCGGGCAACCGCAGCCACGTCTACGCCAACACCCCCAAGGTCATCGGCGGCCTCACCCCCGCCTGCACCGAGTCCGCCGCCGCCTTCTACGGCCGCCTCACCGACAAGGTGGTCCGGGCCCGGGGCACCCGCGAGGCCGAGATGACGAAGGTCCTGGAGACCAACTTCCGGTACGTCAACATCGCGCTGGTCAACGAGATGGCGGTGCTCTGCCACGATCTGGGCGTCGACCTCTGGGACGTCATCCGGTGCGCCGAGACCAAGCCCTTCGGCTTCCAGCCCTTCCGCCCCGGCCCCGGCGTCGGCGGCCACGGCGCCCCGGTCGACCCGGGCCATCTCCCGTACCACCACCGCACCCCCGGCCCCCCGCTGCGGATGGTCTCGCTGGCGCAGGAGATCAACGAGCGGATGCCGCAGTACGTGATCCAGCGCTGCGCCACCCTCCTCAACGAGCACGGGAAAGCGGTGCGCGGCGCGAGAATTCTTCTGCTGGGCGTCACCTACAAGCCCGACCTCGCCGACCAGGAGGCATCGCCCGCCCGCGAGATCGCCACCCGGCTGATGGACATGGGCGCCCAGATCGGCTTCCACGACCCGCACGTCCTGGACTGGCGCGTCCGCCAACTCCCGGTCCCCCGCGCGGATTCGCTGTACGAGGCGGCGGCGGGCGCGGACCTCACGGTGCTGCTCCAGCAGCACCGTACGTACGACCTCCAGGGCCTCGCCGTGAAGGCGCAGCTCCTCCTGGACACCCGTGGCGCGACCCCCGCCGGAGCCGCCCACCGGCTGTGA
- a CDS encoding sigma-70 family RNA polymerase sigma factor: MRDDGTTVIGALVHRAVEGDAQATHDLLAHVHPLALRYCRSRLNRLPGDARHFVEDLAQEVCVAVLMALPRYKDTGRPFEAFVFAIAGHKVADLQRAAMRHPGSTAVPSDEMPERPDDSLGPEERALLSSDAAWAKKLLANLPENQRELLVLRVAVGLTAEETGQMLGMSPGAVRVAQHRALSRLRALAEQ, encoded by the coding sequence ATGCGCGACGACGGGACGACGGTGATCGGTGCCCTGGTGCACCGCGCCGTCGAGGGCGACGCGCAGGCCACGCACGACCTGCTCGCCCACGTCCACCCGCTCGCCCTGCGCTACTGCCGGTCCCGGCTGAACCGGCTGCCCGGTGACGCCCGCCACTTCGTGGAGGACCTGGCGCAGGAGGTCTGCGTCGCCGTGCTCATGGCACTGCCGCGCTACAAGGACACGGGCAGACCCTTCGAAGCCTTCGTCTTCGCCATCGCCGGTCACAAGGTCGCCGACCTCCAGCGCGCCGCGATGCGGCACCCCGGCTCGACCGCCGTGCCCTCCGACGAGATGCCGGAGCGCCCCGACGACTCGCTCGGGCCCGAGGAGCGCGCGCTGCTCAGCAGCGACGCCGCCTGGGCCAAGAAGCTCCTGGCCAACCTCCCGGAGAACCAGCGCGAACTGCTCGTGCTGCGCGTCGCCGTCGGGCTGACCGCCGAGGAGACCGGCCAGATGCTCGGCATGTCCCCGGGCGCCGTCCGGGTCGCCCAGCACCGGGCGCTGAGCCGGCTCCGGGCCCTCGCGGAACAGTGA
- a CDS encoding MOSC domain-containing protein, translated as MTVLTVNAGRPTAAPCTDAPGGRTGIDKHPVEGPVRVTDPGPKGEGGSGVAGDAVCDLRHHGGSDQAVYAFAREDLDAWERELGRALPNGSFGENLTTAGLRVGEALIGERWRIGGELVLEVASGRIPCRTFQGHLGEARWVKRFTQAAAPGAYLRVITPGSVRAGDPVEIVHRPDHEVTVELQFRAVTTRRDLLPLLLPAGEALSPSTLRKARAYAAELTAS; from the coding sequence ATGACTGTGCTGACCGTGAACGCGGGGCGTCCCACGGCGGCGCCCTGCACCGACGCCCCCGGCGGCAGGACCGGGATCGACAAGCACCCCGTGGAGGGCCCGGTGCGGGTCACGGACCCCGGCCCCAAGGGCGAGGGCGGCAGCGGCGTCGCCGGGGACGCGGTGTGCGACCTGCGCCACCACGGGGGCTCGGACCAGGCGGTGTACGCGTTCGCCCGCGAGGACCTGGACGCCTGGGAGCGGGAGCTGGGCCGCGCGCTGCCCAACGGCTCGTTCGGCGAGAACCTGACCACGGCGGGGCTGCGGGTCGGCGAGGCCTTGATCGGCGAGCGCTGGCGGATCGGCGGGGAGCTGGTCCTGGAGGTCGCCTCGGGCCGCATCCCGTGCCGCACGTTCCAGGGCCACCTGGGCGAGGCCCGCTGGGTGAAGCGGTTCACGCAGGCGGCGGCCCCGGGGGCGTATCTGCGGGTGATCACGCCGGGGTCCGTCCGGGCGGGCGACCCGGTCGAGATCGTGCACCGGCCGGATCACGAGGTGACCGTGGAGCTCCAGTTCCGGGCCGTCACCACCCGGCGCGACCTGCTGCCACTGCTCCTCCCGGCGGGCGAGGCGCTGTCCCCGTCGACGCTGCGGAAGGCGCGCGCGTACGCGGCGGAGCTCACCGCTTCCTGA
- a CDS encoding GuaB3 family IMP dehydrogenase-related protein: MTEIEIGRGKRGRRAYAFDDIAVVPSRRTRDPKEVSIAWQIDAYRFELPFLAAPMDSVVSPQHAIRIGELGGLGVLNLEGLWTRHEDPQPLLDEIAEMPVESATRRLQEIYSAPIQEELIGQRIKEVRDSGVVTAAALSPQRTAQFSKAVVDAGVDIFVIRGTTVSAEHVSGAAEPLNLKQFIYELDVPVIVGGCATYTAALHLMRTGAAGVLVGFGGGAAHTTRNVFGIQVPMATAVADVAGARRDYMDESGGRYVHVIADGGVGWSGDLPKAIACGADAVMMGSPLARATDAPGRGRHWGMEAVHEDVPRGKLVDLGSVGTTEEVLTGPSHTPDGSMNIFGALRRAMATTGYSDLKEFQRVEVTVADSQHRR, encoded by the coding sequence GTGACTGAGATCGAGATCGGGCGCGGCAAGCGCGGCCGCCGGGCATACGCATTCGACGACATCGCCGTCGTCCCGAGCCGCCGGACCCGCGACCCGAAGGAGGTCTCGATCGCCTGGCAGATCGACGCCTACCGCTTCGAGCTGCCGTTCCTGGCCGCCCCCATGGACTCCGTGGTGTCCCCGCAGCACGCCATCCGCATCGGCGAGCTCGGCGGCCTCGGCGTCCTCAACCTGGAAGGGCTGTGGACGCGGCACGAGGACCCGCAGCCGCTCCTCGACGAGATCGCCGAGATGCCCGTCGAGAGCGCGACCCGCCGCCTCCAGGAGATCTACTCCGCGCCGATCCAGGAGGAGCTGATCGGGCAGCGCATCAAGGAGGTGCGCGACTCCGGCGTCGTCACCGCCGCCGCGCTCTCCCCGCAGCGCACCGCGCAGTTCTCCAAGGCCGTGGTCGACGCGGGCGTGGACATCTTCGTCATCCGGGGCACCACGGTCTCCGCCGAGCACGTCTCGGGCGCGGCCGAGCCGCTGAACCTGAAGCAGTTCATCTACGAGCTGGACGTCCCGGTGATCGTCGGCGGCTGTGCCACGTACACCGCCGCCCTGCACCTGATGCGGACCGGCGCGGCCGGTGTCCTCGTCGGCTTCGGCGGCGGCGCCGCGCACACCACGCGCAACGTGTTCGGCATCCAGGTCCCGATGGCGACCGCGGTCGCCGACGTGGCCGGTGCCCGCCGCGACTACATGGACGAGTCCGGCGGCCGTTACGTGCACGTCATCGCGGACGGCGGCGTCGGCTGGTCCGGCGATCTGCCGAAGGCCATCGCCTGCGGTGCGGACGCCGTGATGATGGGGTCCCCGCTGGCCCGCGCGACGGACGCGCCCGGCCGCGGCCGGCACTGGGGCATGGAGGCCGTCCACGAGGACGTGCCGCGCGGCAAGCTGGTGGACCTGGGCTCGGTCGGGACGACCGAGGAGGTCCTGACCGGCCCCTCGCACACCCCGGACGGCTCGATGAACATCTTCGGCGCCCTGCGCCGCGCGATGGCCACCACGGGCTACAGCGACCTCAAGGAGTTCCAGCGCGTCGAGGTGACGGTCGCGGACTCCCAGCACCGCCGCTGA
- a CDS encoding DUF2264 domain-containing protein produces the protein MPTTSPYTGYTRADWERAADRLLLAVRPYASPRHGRVDLPGPRPSWSGALSDGLEGYARTWLLAALRTAGARGDDPHGLLGRYAEGLAAGTSDPAGSPDAWPRIADVPQAIVESASIALGLRLTRPWLWDTLDDATRQRAVDWLLPALDAPPVNNNWWFFGLTVGGFLQDAGIETDRARKTIDRALAHVEDWYLGDGWYSDGPNRSFDHYNAWAMHFYPVLHAHLAGDRDLLDRYGPRLHRQLDDYSRMFGADGAPMPFGRSLIYRFAAAAAPWLGAMTGHTPLTPGATRRLASGTLRHFLDHGATDPDGLLTLGWHRPYAPMLQTYSGPASPYWASKGFLGLLMPPDHPVWTATEEPLPAETADAVTVLGPTGMLLQSTAADGLVRLHNHGSNHVGDEEDPGYARFAYSTRTGPTHGDAERDNHFALLPYGRPTARLTADPLGHAASAHTPLPGVRVVSATLAHGRAEVRAHLVTGAPDGTPVRQTGWATGDDQALTAQLHPVHGYEGGVRELSGGDTMFGETSRLLAVEGATSGPRSLFVALASLTGEADPAPVDTLADIRVRSPHEIHVTWHDGSTAVLRLPEE, from the coding sequence ATGCCCACGACCAGTCCGTACACGGGGTACACCCGTGCCGATTGGGAGCGCGCGGCCGACCGACTGCTGCTCGCGGTACGCCCCTACGCCTCGCCCCGCCACGGCCGCGTCGACCTCCCCGGCCCCCGGCCGAGCTGGTCCGGGGCCCTCTCCGACGGCCTGGAGGGCTACGCCCGCACCTGGCTGCTCGCCGCGCTGCGGACCGCCGGAGCGCGCGGCGATGACCCGCACGGCCTCCTCGGCCGGTACGCCGAAGGGCTCGCCGCCGGCACGTCCGACCCGGCGGGCAGCCCCGACGCCTGGCCCCGCATCGCGGACGTCCCGCAGGCCATCGTGGAATCCGCGTCCATCGCCCTGGGCCTGCGCCTCACCCGCCCCTGGCTCTGGGACACCCTGGACGACGCCACCCGGCAGCGCGCCGTCGACTGGCTCCTCCCCGCCCTCGACGCGCCCCCGGTGAACAACAACTGGTGGTTCTTCGGGCTCACCGTCGGCGGCTTCCTCCAGGACGCCGGCATCGAGACCGACCGTGCCCGGAAGACCATCGACCGCGCACTGGCACACGTAGAGGACTGGTACCTGGGCGACGGCTGGTACAGCGACGGCCCGAACCGCTCCTTCGACCACTACAACGCCTGGGCGATGCACTTCTACCCGGTCCTGCACGCCCACCTGGCGGGCGACCGGGACCTCCTGGACCGCTACGGCCCCCGCCTGCACCGCCAGCTGGACGACTACAGCCGGATGTTCGGCGCGGACGGCGCCCCCATGCCCTTCGGCCGCTCCCTCATCTACCGCTTCGCCGCCGCGGCCGCCCCCTGGCTCGGCGCGATGACCGGCCACACCCCGCTCACCCCGGGCGCGACCCGCCGCCTCGCCTCCGGCACCCTCCGCCACTTCCTGGACCACGGCGCCACCGACCCGGACGGCCTCCTCACCCTCGGCTGGCACCGCCCGTACGCGCCCATGCTCCAGACCTACTCCGGCCCGGCCTCCCCGTACTGGGCCTCCAAGGGCTTCCTCGGACTCCTGATGCCCCCGGACCACCCCGTCTGGACCGCCACCGAGGAGCCGCTGCCCGCCGAGACCGCCGACGCCGTGACCGTCCTCGGCCCGACCGGGATGCTCCTCCAGTCCACCGCCGCGGACGGCCTCGTCCGGCTCCACAACCACGGCTCGAACCACGTGGGCGACGAGGAGGACCCCGGCTACGCCCGCTTCGCGTATTCCACCCGGACCGGCCCCACGCACGGGGACGCCGAGCGCGACAACCACTTCGCGCTGCTCCCCTACGGGAGGCCGACCGCCCGTCTCACCGCGGACCCGCTCGGCCACGCCGCCTCCGCGCACACCCCGCTCCCCGGCGTCCGCGTCGTCTCCGCCACCCTCGCCCACGGCCGCGCCGAGGTCCGCGCGCATCTGGTCACGGGCGCGCCCGACGGCACGCCCGTCCGCCAGACGGGGTGGGCGACCGGGGACGACCAGGCCCTCACCGCCCAGCTCCACCCGGTCCACGGCTACGAGGGCGGGGTCCGCGAACTGTCCGGCGGGGACACCATGTTCGGCGAGACCTCCCGGCTCCTGGCCGTCGAGGGCGCGACCTCCGGACCCCGGTCCCTCTTCGTCGCGCTCGCCTCGCTCACGGGCGAGGCGGACCCGGCGCCCGTCGACACCCTCGCCGACATCCGCGTACGGAGCCCCCACGAGATCCATGTGACCTGGCACGACGGCAGCACCGCCGTACTCCGCCTCCCGGAGGAGTGA
- a CDS encoding response regulator transcription factor: protein MTSVLVCDDSPLAREALRRAVATVPGVERVTTAANGEEVLRRWGADRSDLILMDVRMPGLGGVETVRRLLSADPGARIIMLTVAEDLDGVALAVAAGARGYLHKDASRAELRATVTQALADPTWRLAPRRLRSAEMGAAPTLTAREIQVLEGMSHGRSNAEIGRELFLSEDTVKTHARRLFKKLGASDRAHAVALGFRWGLVR from the coding sequence ATGACTTCCGTCCTCGTCTGCGACGACTCCCCGCTTGCCCGAGAAGCGCTCCGTCGCGCGGTCGCGACCGTGCCCGGCGTCGAGCGGGTGACGACGGCCGCCAACGGCGAGGAAGTCCTCCGCCGCTGGGGTGCCGACCGTTCGGATCTGATTCTCATGGACGTACGCATGCCCGGGCTCGGGGGGGTGGAGACGGTCCGCCGGCTGCTCTCCGCCGATCCCGGCGCCCGGATCATCATGCTGACCGTCGCCGAGGACCTGGACGGCGTCGCGCTCGCGGTCGCCGCCGGTGCCCGCGGCTATCTGCACAAGGACGCCTCCCGGGCCGAGCTCCGGGCGACCGTCACCCAGGCGCTGGCCGACCCGACGTGGCGGCTCGCCCCGCGTCGGCTGCGGTCGGCCGAGATGGGTGCGGCGCCCACGCTCACGGCGCGCGAGATCCAGGTGCTGGAGGGGATGAGCCACGGCCGCTCCAACGCGGAGATCGGCCGTGAGCTGTTCCTCTCCGAGGACACGGTGAAGACGCACGCCCGGCGGCTCTTCAAGAAGCTCGGAGCCTCCGACCGCGCCCACGCGGTGGCCCTCGGCTTCCGCTGGGGTCTGGTGCGCTGA
- a CDS encoding substrate-binding domain-containing protein — MRESAAERHDRLLALVRERGSARVSDLAGLLGVSPVTARRDAEALAERGLLDRVHGSVSWPRDAATPAGPGPGGGPVLGLIAPSATYYFAEVIRGAQEAAARAGGRLVLRISDYRPEGDRARAEGLLASGADGLLIAPAWRGAEDQAAYGDWMAGLPVPAVLLERTPAPGSPLDGLDRVCSDHRHGVLLAVRHLIGLGHATPLLVARADSPTALAVRSGYEDALAVLGLAEGAPAMIGTSGPEVDPARFEEAVGEVRDAVASGRATSVLVHNDVDAIHLVQRLSELGVRVPEDLAVIAYDDEVAAMGDIPLTAVSPPKRHVGRYATELLIGRLGAGRDGAGRDDSGADEEEPGRHLALLPRLRVRASTAR; from the coding sequence GTGCGCGAGAGTGCAGCTGAACGTCACGACCGACTTCTGGCCCTGGTACGGGAGCGCGGCTCGGCCCGTGTCTCCGATCTGGCCGGTCTGCTGGGGGTCTCCCCCGTCACGGCGCGCCGCGACGCCGAGGCGCTGGCCGAGCGCGGACTGCTGGACCGGGTCCACGGCTCGGTCTCCTGGCCCCGGGACGCCGCGACGCCCGCCGGTCCCGGCCCCGGCGGCGGCCCGGTGCTCGGGCTGATCGCCCCCTCCGCGACGTACTACTTCGCCGAGGTCATCCGGGGTGCGCAGGAGGCGGCCGCGCGCGCCGGGGGCCGCCTGGTGCTGCGGATCTCCGACTACCGGCCCGAGGGCGACCGGGCGCGCGCCGAGGGGCTGCTCGCCTCCGGGGCCGACGGGCTGCTCATCGCCCCGGCCTGGCGGGGCGCCGAGGACCAGGCGGCGTACGGGGACTGGATGGCCGGTCTTCCGGTGCCCGCCGTGCTCCTGGAGCGCACCCCGGCGCCCGGATCGCCGCTGGACGGACTGGACCGGGTCTGCTCGGACCACCGCCACGGGGTGCTGCTCGCCGTGCGCCATCTGATCGGCCTCGGCCACGCCACCCCGCTCCTGGTGGCCCGCGCCGACAGCCCGACCGCGCTCGCGGTGCGCTCCGGCTACGAGGACGCGCTCGCGGTGCTGGGTCTCGCCGAGGGCGCGCCCGCGATGATCGGGACGTCCGGGCCGGAGGTGGACCCGGCGCGCTTCGAGGAGGCAGTGGGCGAGGTGCGCGACGCGGTGGCCTCCGGCCGGGCCACGTCGGTGCTTGTGCACAACGACGTGGACGCGATCCACCTGGTGCAGCGCCTGTCGGAGCTGGGCGTGCGGGTGCCGGAGGACCTGGCGGTGATCGCGTACGACGACGAGGTGGCGGCGATGGGCGACATCCCGCTGACCGCGGTCAGCCCGCCCAAGCGGCACGTCGGGCGGTACGCGACGGAGCTGCTGATCGGGCGGCTCGGGGCGGGGCGGGACGGGGCCGGGCGGGACGATTCGGGAGCGGACGAGGAGGAGCCCGGAAGGCATCTGGCGCTGCTGCCGCGGCTGCGGGTGCGGGC